Proteins encoded together in one Lathyrus oleraceus cultivar Zhongwan6 chromosome 5, CAAS_Psat_ZW6_1.0, whole genome shotgun sequence window:
- the LOC127079077 gene encoding uncharacterized protein LOC127079077, whose protein sequence is MHTQCLNILGFLSDKQRKHSENGDRSVTIDQLIDKNSPWRRTKKQILNDPNLELPYYIKLPYPIIKKKPIHEDEAGMFANFKEMLTTLHVSISFHEVLELIPNFSKFMKELLKGAKQKVVKERVNMTEKDETTVPQTLPLKLKDPGKFNISCNIGGVNIPHTLCDLGSSINVMPLNKVKELKLGEIIPSNMTPTLVDSFVTLPLGILHDVLVHVDGLVFPADFMVLDTKGDSGGSVILGRPFLATEKAIDVETSELVLKFNKEKVVFNVSEWKPYMDDLETCYQLEEKVVRLTKE, encoded by the coding sequence ATGCATACACAGTGTCTCAATATCCTTGGTTTCTTGTCAGATAAGCaacgaaaacatagtgaaaatggtgaccgatcagtCACCATTGATCAATTAATAGATAAAAACTCCCCTTGGAGAAGAACTAAGAAGCAGATTCTTAATGATCCCAATCTAGAATTACCATATTACATCAAACTGCCTTATCCTATAATTAAGAAGAAACCAATACATGAAGATGAGGCAGGAATGTTTGCAAATTTTAAAGAGATGCTGACTACACTTCATGTAAGTATTTCATTCCATGAGGTTTTAGAACTAATTCCTAATTTTTCTAAATTTATGAAGGAATTACTAAAGGGTGCGAAGCAAAAAGTGGTCAAGGAACGGGTAAACATGACTGAGAAGGATGAGACGACAGTGCCTCAAACATTGCCACTAAAGCTAAAAGATCCAGGTAAGTTCAATATCTCTTGTAATATTGGTGGAGTAAATATCCCACACACTTTATGTGATTTAGGGTCTAGTATAAATGTCATGCCACTGAACAAGGTTAAAGAATTGAAATTGGGTGAGATCATACCAAGTAACATGACTCCCACTTTAGTTGATTCCTTTGTTACTCTTCCGCTTGGTATCTTACATGATGTGTTAGTACATGTCGATGGTTTAGTGTTTCCTGCAGATTTTATGGTACTTGATACGAAAGGAGATTCAGGAGGGTCGGTTATTCTCGGACGCCCATTCTTGGCAACCGAGAAAGCTATAGATGTGGAAACTAGCGAACTTGTCTTAAAGTTCAACAAGGAAAAGGTGGTGTTTAATGTGTCTGAATGGAAACCATATATGGATGATCTAGAGACATGCTACCAACTGGAAGAAAAGGTAGTAAGGTTGACAAAGGAATGA